The Lentzea guizhouensis genome contains a region encoding:
- a CDS encoding ABC transporter ATP-binding protein codes for MRADALSLQAVRKVYGTGGGAVTALDEVTVGIRRGSFTAVMGPSGSGKSTFLHCASGMDKPTSGRVLLGDTDLGGLKEAALTKVRRDRIGFVFQAYNLLPSLTVEQNITLPLRLAGRSADRRWLREVVDRVGLGDRLAHHPAELSGGQQQRVAIARALIAQPEVVLADEPTGALDSRTAHQVLELLRSIVDTMGQTVLMVTHDPVAASAAHSVLFLADGRLAGELVAPTPEKVAERMTHLGEW; via the coding sequence ATGAGGGCAGACGCGCTGTCGCTGCAGGCGGTGCGCAAGGTGTACGGCACCGGGGGAGGTGCCGTCACCGCGCTGGACGAGGTGACCGTCGGCATCCGGCGCGGCAGCTTCACCGCCGTGATGGGGCCGTCGGGATCGGGCAAGAGCACGTTCCTGCACTGCGCCTCCGGCATGGACAAGCCGACCTCGGGACGGGTGCTGCTCGGCGACACCGACCTGGGCGGGCTCAAGGAGGCGGCGCTCACGAAGGTGCGCCGCGACCGGATCGGGTTCGTCTTCCAGGCCTACAACCTGCTGCCGTCGCTCACGGTCGAGCAGAACATCACCCTGCCGCTGCGGCTGGCCGGCCGCTCGGCCGACCGGCGGTGGCTGCGCGAGGTCGTCGACCGGGTCGGGCTCGGTGACCGGCTCGCCCACCACCCGGCCGAGCTGTCGGGCGGCCAGCAGCAACGGGTCGCGATCGCCCGCGCGTTGATCGCCCAGCCCGAGGTGGTGCTGGCCGACGAGCCGACCGGCGCCCTCGACTCGCGCACCGCGCACCAGGTGCTGGAGCTGCTGCGGTCCATCGTCGACACCATGGGCCAGACCGTGCTGATGGTGACCCACGACCCGGTGGCCGCCTCCGCCGCGCACAGCGTGTTGTTCCTGGCAGACGGGCGGCTGGCCGGCGAGCTGGTCGCGCCGACGCCGGAGAAGGTCGCCGAACGCATGACGCACCTCGGGGAGTGGTGA
- a CDS encoding serine hydrolase domain-containing protein encodes MSRLNEINDWLQRNLPELVARNGVPGAAAAVLVGDEVAEAAAGVLNKNTGVETTTDSLFQIGSITKVWTTTLAMQLVDEGLVDLDAPVRTYLPEFRIADEQAAGQITVRQLMNHTSGFEGDLFTDTGRGDDCVEKYVATLHDTPQLFAPGEMFSYNNAGYTVLGRVVEAVRGKAYDDCLREHLFAPLGLTRAAADAYEAIMFRAATGHLTPDPEQGPQVAPVWSLVRSNAPAGSMLAMSPHDLLLFARMHLNGGLTADGTKVLSPESVTAMQRKQVDVPKLALMGDAWGLGWELFHYPQAKVIGHDGGTIGQNAFLRLVPEHGVAIALLTNGGNTIELYREVFEHVLRELTGVELPAMPQPAQAEERLDGNRFVGTYTSAVGDRVVTQDDDGRIWMEVVPKGILAEITPERAGKTELHPWDGDTLVAAEPTLGIFLPHAFVGDDGQGRAQFLHTGRADRRVAQ; translated from the coding sequence ATGTCCAGGCTGAACGAGATCAACGACTGGCTGCAGCGGAACCTGCCCGAGCTGGTCGCCCGGAACGGGGTGCCGGGCGCGGCCGCCGCCGTCCTCGTGGGCGACGAGGTGGCCGAGGCCGCCGCCGGGGTGCTCAACAAGAACACCGGGGTGGAGACCACCACCGACTCGCTGTTCCAGATCGGGTCGATCACCAAGGTCTGGACGACGACGCTCGCCATGCAGCTCGTCGACGAGGGCCTGGTCGACCTCGACGCGCCGGTGCGCACCTACCTGCCCGAGTTCCGCATCGCCGACGAGCAGGCCGCCGGGCAGATCACCGTGCGGCAGCTGATGAACCACACCTCCGGCTTCGAAGGCGACCTCTTCACCGACACCGGCCGCGGTGACGACTGCGTGGAGAAGTACGTCGCCACCTTGCACGACACGCCCCAGCTCTTCGCGCCCGGCGAGATGTTCAGCTACAACAACGCCGGCTACACCGTGCTCGGCCGGGTCGTGGAGGCGGTGCGCGGCAAGGCCTACGACGACTGCCTGCGCGAGCACCTGTTCGCGCCGCTGGGACTGACCCGCGCGGCGGCCGACGCGTACGAGGCGATCATGTTCCGGGCCGCCACCGGACACCTCACCCCCGACCCCGAGCAGGGCCCGCAGGTCGCGCCGGTGTGGTCGCTCGTGCGGTCCAACGCGCCGGCCGGCTCGATGCTCGCGATGAGCCCCCACGACCTGTTGCTGTTCGCGCGGATGCACCTGAACGGCGGCCTCACGGCGGACGGGACGAAGGTGCTCTCGCCGGAGAGCGTCACGGCCATGCAGCGCAAGCAGGTCGACGTGCCCAAGCTCGCGCTGATGGGCGACGCCTGGGGCCTGGGCTGGGAGCTGTTCCACTACCCGCAGGCCAAGGTCATCGGCCACGACGGTGGCACGATCGGGCAGAACGCCTTCCTGCGCCTGGTTCCCGAGCACGGCGTCGCCATCGCCCTGCTCACCAATGGCGGCAACACGATCGAGCTGTACCGGGAGGTCTTCGAGCACGTCCTGCGCGAGCTCACCGGCGTCGAGCTGCCCGCCATGCCGCAACCGGCACAGGCCGAGGAACGGCTCGACGGCAACCGGTTCGTCGGCACCTACACCTCCGCGGTCGGCGACCGGGTCGTGACGCAGGACGACGACGGGCGGATCTGGATGGAGGTCGTGCCCAAGGGCATCCTGGCCGAGATCACCCCGGAACGCGCCGGGAAGACCGAACTGCACCCGTGGGACGGCGACACGCTCGTCGCCGCGGAACCGACGCTCGGCATCTTCCTGCCGCACGCCTTCGTCGGGGACGACGGGCAGGGACGGGCGCAGTTCCTGCACACGGGCCGCGCGGACCGGCGGGTCGCCCAGTGA
- a CDS encoding glycosyltransferase has translation MLGDTAVDLWPDAVRDPVVAALPTVLRQRPTAFDLDVPMPVVDAGKPLVYLTLGTVGFGNTEVLRAAVDGLAELPVNVLVAVGPGDPALLGEVPDSVRVAGFVPQAQVLRRAALVVHHGGTGTVLGTLAAGLPQLVLPQGADQFVNADALTEAGAGAKLVGPEVTAEAITEQARHLLDDPATRQVAAKVAGEIAEMPDPAAVVRQLVTLTT, from the coding sequence ATGCTGGGCGACACGGCGGTCGACCTGTGGCCGGACGCGGTGCGGGACCCGGTCGTGGCGGCGCTGCCGACGGTGCTGCGGCAGCGGCCCACGGCGTTCGACCTGGACGTGCCGATGCCGGTGGTCGACGCCGGAAAACCGTTGGTGTACCTCACGCTGGGCACGGTGGGGTTCGGGAACACCGAGGTGCTCAGGGCCGCCGTCGACGGGCTCGCGGAGCTGCCGGTGAACGTCCTGGTCGCCGTCGGCCCCGGCGACCCGGCGCTGCTGGGCGAGGTGCCGGACTCGGTGCGGGTCGCCGGGTTCGTGCCGCAGGCGCAGGTGCTGCGCCGGGCCGCGCTGGTCGTGCACCACGGCGGCACCGGCACCGTGCTCGGCACGCTGGCCGCGGGCCTGCCCCAGCTGGTGCTGCCGCAGGGCGCCGACCAGTTCGTCAACGCCGACGCGCTGACCGAGGCCGGTGCGGGCGCCAAGCTGGTCGGGCCGGAGGTCACCGCGGAGGCGATCACCGAGCAGGCGCGTCACCTCCTCGACGACCCGGCCACCCGGCAGGTCGCCGCGAAGGTGGCGGGTGAGATCGCGGAGATGCCCGACCCCGCCGCGGTGGTCCGGCAGCTGGTGACCCTGACGACCTAG
- a CDS encoding FtsX-like permease family protein, giving the protein MLTLAWQTVKARTSGFIGAFVAVLCGTALVAACGILMESGLRGGVPTQRYAATDVVVSGDRIVRPPGGDVLAFEHASEQPPVSAELVAKVRAVPGVRDAVAEQTFPATVVGPDGQVLADKPSFGHNWGSAVLAPFRLVEGRAPAAGDEVVLDAGLAAAVGDEVRIATRSVPVTYRVVGVAAGVGSRQASVFFSDAKADELAGRPGKVSAIGVLGGTPGQADAAGAGDLADRVEEALAGDHVSVSSGADRSAAEFDDVSQTKSILALIAGSFGGYAVLVAIFVVASTLALTVEQRRREFALLRAVGATPRQVRKLIGVETLVVAAVAGVLGSLLGIAVSQGLRSAFAGIGVVPADFELTISPIPLAAALLIGLGAARVAAWSASRRPSSINPVEALGEASLQKRDVGRVRLVIGWVTLAIGVGATAVPLFLRGQLGAAMSVMAALVIIIGLALVGPRVVGRMIEVVAPGLGRLSRVSGHLAAANAVKNSRRMAAAVTPLMLAIGFAVVNFYSQTTFTAAVQQETTSSITADHVITGVAGVPAELTAAVRGVPGVDGVTPLVRTQVITARETGDSVEVQRGPAHGIDGDAAVDLGVTSGSVKDLTTGTVALSDSYAFWNNKKVGDTAEFWYADGQPARLKVVATFKNDLAFGDHVMSAADARAHTNAGMDSAVLVRTNDVARLNDLIGRYPGLAVTSALAGPDRSDQRMQFLLNLVAVGVILGYVAISVSNTLVMSTAQRRREFALLRLVGTGRRQVVRMMRAEALLTVGIAVVLGIAVSALPLGLLAIGLTGTPLPSGPGWVFLAVLAGAALLGTASIALATRMSLRTKPIETIGMRE; this is encoded by the coding sequence GTGCTGACTTTGGCCTGGCAGACCGTCAAGGCCCGCACCAGCGGGTTCATCGGTGCTTTCGTGGCGGTCCTGTGCGGCACGGCGCTGGTCGCGGCGTGCGGGATCTTGATGGAGTCCGGGTTGCGCGGTGGCGTGCCGACCCAGCGGTACGCGGCGACGGACGTGGTCGTGAGCGGTGACAGGATCGTGCGGCCGCCGGGCGGGGACGTCCTCGCGTTCGAGCACGCCAGCGAGCAGCCGCCGGTGTCCGCGGAGCTGGTGGCGAAGGTCCGCGCGGTGCCCGGTGTGCGGGACGCGGTGGCGGAGCAGACGTTCCCGGCGACGGTGGTGGGGCCGGACGGGCAGGTGCTCGCGGACAAGCCGTCCTTCGGGCACAACTGGGGCTCGGCGGTGCTGGCGCCGTTCCGGCTCGTCGAGGGACGGGCTCCGGCGGCCGGCGACGAGGTCGTGCTGGACGCGGGACTGGCCGCGGCGGTCGGGGACGAGGTGCGGATCGCGACGCGGTCGGTACCGGTGACCTACCGCGTGGTCGGGGTAGCGGCAGGCGTCGGGTCGCGGCAGGCGTCGGTGTTCTTCAGCGATGCCAAGGCCGACGAGCTGGCCGGGCGGCCGGGGAAGGTGAGCGCGATCGGGGTGCTGGGTGGGACGCCGGGGCAGGCGGACGCAGCCGGTGCCGGCGACCTGGCCGACCGGGTCGAGGAGGCGCTCGCGGGCGACCACGTGTCCGTGTCGTCCGGTGCCGACCGCAGCGCCGCCGAGTTCGACGACGTCAGCCAGACCAAGTCGATCCTGGCCCTGATCGCCGGCTCGTTCGGCGGGTACGCGGTCCTGGTCGCGATCTTCGTCGTCGCCAGCACCCTCGCGCTGACCGTCGAGCAGCGCCGCCGCGAGTTCGCCCTGCTGCGAGCCGTCGGTGCGACGCCACGGCAGGTGCGCAAGCTGATCGGCGTGGAAACCCTCGTGGTCGCGGCGGTCGCGGGCGTGCTCGGCAGCCTGCTGGGCATCGCGGTCAGCCAGGGGTTGCGCAGCGCGTTCGCCGGCATCGGGGTGGTGCCGGCCGACTTCGAGCTGACCATCAGCCCGATCCCGCTCGCCGCCGCACTCCTGATCGGTCTCGGCGCGGCACGGGTCGCTGCCTGGAGCGCGTCGCGGCGGCCGTCCTCGATCAACCCGGTCGAGGCGCTCGGCGAGGCCTCCCTGCAGAAGCGCGACGTCGGCCGGGTCCGGTTGGTCATCGGCTGGGTGACGCTGGCGATCGGTGTCGGTGCCACCGCCGTGCCGTTGTTCCTGCGCGGCCAGCTCGGTGCGGCGATGTCGGTGATGGCCGCGCTGGTGATCATCATCGGCCTGGCCCTGGTCGGGCCGCGAGTGGTGGGCCGCATGATCGAGGTGGTCGCGCCGGGTCTCGGCAGGCTCTCCCGGGTGAGCGGGCACCTGGCTGCCGCCAACGCGGTGAAGAACTCCCGGCGCATGGCCGCCGCGGTCACACCGCTGATGCTCGCCATCGGGTTCGCCGTCGTGAACTTCTACAGCCAGACGACGTTCACCGCGGCCGTGCAGCAGGAGACGACCAGCTCGATCACCGCCGACCACGTCATCACGGGCGTCGCCGGGGTGCCGGCCGAGCTGACCGCGGCGGTGCGCGGGGTGCCGGGTGTCGACGGCGTGACGCCGCTGGTGCGCACGCAGGTGATCACCGCGCGGGAGACCGGGGACAGCGTGGAGGTGCAACGCGGCCCGGCGCACGGGATCGACGGTGACGCCGCCGTGGACCTCGGCGTGACCAGCGGCAGCGTCAAGGACCTCACCACGGGCACGGTGGCGTTGAGCGACTCCTACGCGTTCTGGAACAACAAGAAGGTCGGTGACACGGCCGAGTTCTGGTACGCCGACGGACAACCTGCCCGGCTGAAGGTCGTGGCGACGTTCAAGAACGATCTCGCGTTCGGTGACCACGTGATGTCCGCCGCCGACGCGCGCGCCCACACCAACGCCGGCATGGACAGCGCTGTTCTGGTGCGCACCAACGACGTTGCCCGTCTCAACGACCTGATCGGCCGCTATCCGGGGCTGGCGGTGACCTCCGCTTTGGCCGGACCGGACCGCAGTGACCAGCGGATGCAGTTCCTGCTCAACCTGGTCGCCGTCGGGGTCATCCTCGGCTATGTCGCGATCTCGGTGTCGAACACGCTGGTGATGTCCACGGCTCAGCGCCGGCGCGAGTTCGCGTTGCTGCGCCTGGTCGGCACCGGTCGGCGGCAGGTCGTGCGGATGATGCGGGCGGAAGCGCTGCTGACCGTCGGAATCGCGGTGGTGCTGGGGATCGCGGTGTCCGCGCTGCCGTTGGGCCTGCTCGCGATCGGTCTCACCGGCACGCCGCTGCCGTCCGGACCGGGCTGGGTGTTCCTGGCCGTGCTCGCCGGAGCCGCGCTGCTGGGCACCGCGTCGATCGCGCTGGCGACCCGGATGTCGTTGCGCACCAAGCCGATCGAAACCATCGGCATGCGCGAGTGA
- a CDS encoding AfsR/SARP family transcriptional regulator: protein MADVEFGLLGPVEVRVAGRPVPLTGKQQSLLALLLLNANRVVSTDRVADALWGDALPSDPAARVRMLVSELRRAVGAQLVVTKRPGYLVRVADGELDCEVFARHVDQARVSDHDQAVRHYDSALALWRGAPLTGVTGTFADATVAALEDARLTAVEERAAARLALGRQAEVVAELRPVAAEHPLRERVHELLMRALRQAGRLGDALAVYRGLRKHLADELGVEPSGPLRALHQHLLEDEPEPGLPDRPRLLPADVAGFVGRELELRGLDEVAEASRLVLVAGPPGVGKTATVVHWAHRVAGRFPDGQLFLDLRGFDRTAPLRAADALARLLHVLGQRADETELDVLVLRYRSLLAGRRVLIVLDNVASPEQVRPLLPGHPGCLVVLTSRDRLGGLVAVDGARRVTLDVLAPDAALTLIGHVAGADRVRTEPGAAADLAALCGHLPLALRVASTAGRPAHQTLRQFADELADRGRLGGSPSTATTGRACGRRSSCRTGRCRSRYAARSARSGRCRAWTWRPRPPRRCWTCRWGRPATCWTGWCAGTW from the coding sequence ATGGCGGATGTCGAGTTCGGACTGCTCGGCCCGGTCGAGGTGCGGGTGGCCGGTCGTCCGGTGCCGTTGACCGGGAAGCAGCAGTCGCTGCTGGCGTTGCTGCTGCTCAACGCGAACCGGGTGGTGAGCACCGACCGGGTGGCGGACGCGTTGTGGGGTGACGCGCTGCCGTCCGACCCGGCGGCACGGGTGCGGATGCTGGTGTCCGAGCTGCGCCGGGCGGTCGGCGCCCAGCTGGTCGTCACGAAGCGGCCCGGCTACCTGGTGCGGGTGGCCGACGGCGAGCTCGACTGCGAGGTGTTCGCGCGGCACGTCGACCAGGCCCGGGTGAGCGACCACGACCAGGCCGTGCGGCACTACGACAGCGCGCTGGCACTGTGGCGGGGTGCGCCGCTGACCGGTGTCACGGGCACGTTCGCGGACGCCACGGTCGCGGCACTGGAGGACGCGCGGCTGACGGCGGTCGAGGAACGGGCGGCGGCGCGGCTCGCGTTGGGCAGGCAGGCCGAGGTGGTGGCCGAGCTCAGGCCGGTGGCCGCGGAACACCCGCTGCGGGAACGCGTGCACGAACTGCTGATGCGCGCGTTGCGGCAGGCGGGGCGGCTGGGCGACGCGCTGGCCGTCTACCGGGGGCTGCGCAAGCACCTCGCCGACGAGCTCGGCGTCGAACCGTCCGGGCCGCTGCGGGCCCTGCACCAGCACCTGCTGGAGGACGAACCCGAACCGGGCCTGCCAGACCGGCCCCGGCTGCTGCCCGCGGACGTGGCCGGGTTCGTCGGCCGTGAGCTGGAGCTGCGCGGGCTCGACGAGGTGGCGGAGGCGTCCCGGCTCGTGCTGGTGGCCGGGCCGCCGGGCGTGGGCAAGACCGCGACGGTCGTGCACTGGGCGCACCGGGTGGCCGGCCGGTTCCCCGACGGCCAGCTGTTCCTGGACCTGCGCGGGTTCGACCGCACAGCACCGCTGCGGGCCGCCGACGCGCTGGCGAGGCTGCTGCACGTGCTGGGGCAGCGGGCCGACGAGACCGAGCTGGACGTGCTGGTGCTGCGCTACCGGTCGCTGCTCGCGGGCAGGCGGGTGCTGATCGTGCTGGACAACGTCGCCTCACCGGAGCAGGTGCGGCCGCTGTTGCCCGGCCACCCCGGCTGTCTGGTGGTGCTGACCAGCCGTGACCGGCTCGGCGGGCTGGTGGCGGTGGACGGGGCCCGGCGGGTGACGCTCGACGTGCTGGCACCGGACGCGGCGCTGACGTTGATCGGGCACGTCGCCGGGGCCGACCGGGTGCGCACCGAGCCGGGTGCCGCCGCCGACCTGGCCGCACTCTGCGGGCACCTGCCGCTGGCGTTGCGGGTGGCGAGCACGGCTGGCCGACCAGCGCACCAAACCCTGCGGCAGTTCGCCGACGAGCTGGCCGACCGCGGCCGGTTGGGAGGCTCACCGTCGACGGCGACGACCGGGCGGGCGTGCGGGCGACGTTCGAGCTGTCGTACCGGTCGCTGCCGGAGCCGGTACGCCGCACGTTCCGCACGCTCGGGGCGGTGCCGGGCGTGGACGTGGCGACCACGACCGCCGCGGCGTTGCTGGACGTGCCGGTGGGGGAGGCCGGCGACCTGCTGGACGGGCTGGTGCGCGGGCACCTGGTGA
- a CDS encoding aromatic amino acid ammonia-lyase produces the protein MATIDSCTVDLGSPLTGEHLLRAVDPVQVLAGPVVAERVHRSREFLSRVLADDDRPVYGAKTGFGALVVFAGRDTDADQCDNTLAHLTAGQGPDLPLDVVRAALMVRTWSLAQGISGVSAHVVDGLAAMFGTSFTPAMPRYGSVGASGDLIPLAYAAQALRGRGFAYLDGARLPAMDALAAAGLTPLELDGRDALALVNGTSVTTAALSLALSSVRASHRAAQDLTCLLADVLGAAPGFVEPRLVSAYGHRGARVVADRMRARLDGTRPSGDRPLQEPYSIRCTPQLLGACEDALRYVDDVVSADLAGVSDNPLFFAEDDVVAHGGNFFGQPAAFAADMLAMVAASVGNVVERQLDLLIDPVRNSGMPPMLAAGPGRQHGVQGVQLAATALVAEMRRSAVPASTQSLPTNLHNQDVVPFGTHAALRTYDLAALLRLLCGSLALALRQTAHVGGRRPTAPRCAELLDALVGAIPPVDPDRPLDSDVRVAAGVVTAWSSQVR, from the coding sequence GTGGCAACTATTGATTCGTGCACCGTGGACCTCGGTTCGCCTCTCACCGGCGAGCACCTGCTCCGTGCGGTCGATCCCGTGCAGGTGCTCGCCGGGCCCGTTGTCGCCGAGCGCGTCCACCGCAGCCGTGAGTTCCTGAGCAGGGTGCTGGCCGACGACGACCGGCCCGTCTACGGCGCCAAGACGGGCTTCGGGGCGCTCGTGGTCTTCGCCGGGCGCGACACCGATGCCGACCAGTGCGACAACACGCTGGCCCACCTCACCGCCGGCCAGGGGCCTGACCTGCCGCTGGACGTCGTGCGCGCCGCGCTGATGGTGCGCACGTGGTCGCTGGCACAGGGCATCTCCGGGGTGTCCGCGCACGTCGTGGACGGGCTCGCCGCGATGTTCGGCACGTCCTTCACGCCCGCGATGCCGCGCTACGGCTCCGTCGGTGCCAGCGGTGACCTGATCCCGTTGGCCTACGCGGCGCAGGCGTTGCGGGGCAGGGGGTTCGCCTATCTGGACGGCGCTCGGCTGCCCGCGATGGACGCGTTGGCCGCGGCCGGGCTGACGCCGCTGGAGCTGGACGGGCGAGACGCTTTGGCTTTGGTGAACGGAACTTCGGTCACGACGGCGGCGCTGTCGCTGGCGTTGTCGTCCGTGCGCGCGTCGCACCGCGCTGCGCAGGACCTGACCTGTCTGCTCGCGGACGTCCTCGGTGCCGCGCCCGGATTTGTGGAGCCGCGGCTGGTTTCCGCGTACGGCCACCGGGGTGCTCGGGTGGTCGCGGACCGCATGCGCGCTCGTTTGGACGGCACCCGACCGAGTGGAGATCGGCCGCTGCAGGAGCCCTACAGCATCCGGTGCACACCGCAGCTGCTCGGCGCGTGCGAGGACGCGTTGCGGTACGTGGACGACGTGGTGTCCGCGGATCTGGCCGGGGTGAGCGACAACCCGTTGTTCTTCGCGGAGGACGACGTGGTGGCGCACGGAGGCAACTTCTTCGGCCAGCCGGCCGCGTTCGCCGCCGACATGCTGGCGATGGTGGCGGCGTCCGTGGGAAATGTGGTCGAAAGGCAACTTGACCTGCTGATAGATCCTGTGCGGAACAGCGGGATGCCGCCGATGCTGGCCGCCGGGCCAGGGCGGCAGCACGGGGTGCAGGGGGTCCAGCTGGCGGCCACGGCGCTGGTCGCGGAGATGCGGCGCAGTGCCGTGCCCGCGAGCACGCAGAGCCTGCCGACGAACCTGCACAACCAGGACGTGGTCCCGTTCGGCACGCACGCAGCCTTGCGCACGTACGACCTGGCCGCGTTGTTGCGGCTGCTGTGCGGGTCGCTCGCCCTGGCGTTGCGGCAGACCGCGCACGTGGGCGGGAGGCGTCCCACCGCGCCCCGGTGCGCGGAGCTGCTGGACGCGCTGGTGGGAGCGATCCCGCCGGTGGACCCGGACCGCCCGCTGGACTCCGACGTGCGGGTCGCGGCTGGTGTGGTCACCGCCTGGAGCAGTCAGGTCCGGTGA
- a CDS encoding response regulator transcription factor has translation MRGSVGPWRARPFRLLLVEDDRELVELLVAVLHGEGYAVDVARDGQRGLHLALTRPYDVVVVDRGVPVLDGLDLVARLRSRAVRTLVLLTATGGVGDRIDGLDAGADDCLAKPFDLGELTARLRALCRRAAEGAAVLRIGSGLLDLDQREVELPDGARVSLTTREFALLRALASRPDTVHTRASLRRTVFHDAPSPSIVDTYVHYLRMKVGRSVVHTVQGVGYRLGVL, from the coding sequence GTGCGGGGGAGTGTCGGACCGTGGCGAGCGCGGCCGTTCCGGCTGCTGCTCGTGGAGGACGACCGGGAGCTGGTCGAGCTGCTCGTCGCCGTCCTGCACGGCGAGGGGTACGCCGTGGACGTCGCACGGGACGGGCAGCGCGGCCTGCACCTCGCGCTCACCCGGCCGTACGACGTGGTGGTCGTCGACCGCGGCGTGCCGGTGCTCGACGGACTGGACCTGGTGGCGCGGTTGCGTTCCCGGGCCGTGCGCACGCTCGTGCTGCTCACCGCGACGGGCGGCGTCGGCGACCGGATCGACGGGCTGGACGCGGGTGCCGACGACTGCCTGGCGAAGCCGTTCGACCTGGGCGAGCTGACCGCGCGGCTGCGGGCGCTGTGCCGGCGGGCCGCGGAGGGCGCCGCGGTGCTGCGAATCGGATCGGGGCTGCTCGACCTCGACCAGCGCGAGGTGGAGCTCCCCGACGGCGCGCGGGTCTCGCTCACCACCAGGGAGTTCGCGCTGCTGCGGGCGCTGGCGAGTCGTCCGGACACCGTGCACACGCGGGCGTCGTTGCGGCGGACCGTGTTCCACGACGCGCCCTCGCCGTCCATTGTGGACACCTATGTGCATTACCTGCGGATGAAGGTCGGCCGCTCGGTCGTGCACACCGTCCAAGGTGTCGGGTACCGGCTGGGCGTCCTGTGA
- a CDS encoding tetratricopeptide repeat protein, with product MDVATTTAAALLDVPVGEAGDLLDGLVRGHLVKQVGAGRFGWHDLLRDYAVSLAAAEDPVAQREAVVRRALRHFLHTLAAAGALTGSNVLRLPAETGAEPVVAQSFADGKEATAWLAAEWENVATVVTSVSCHPELVWRVAESLSAVLYRTRSATEWLPLVAVGIQAARRAGEPVGEGALRLALARAHWLRSEHTASGEECTRALELFRAAEWPHGESAALRGLAIALCHLGEVDRSIENFQASIAIDRGIGDRRGVAVNLCNLATVHDELGQFAESVRLTSQSLPLLREIGHRQAEAVALANLGAARHDQGRLRAATAALTRPCGSARSSAPGTPRPSR from the coding sequence GTGGACGTGGCGACCACGACCGCCGCGGCGTTGCTGGACGTGCCGGTGGGGGAGGCCGGCGACCTGCTGGACGGGCTGGTGCGCGGGCACCTGGTGAAGCAGGTCGGAGCCGGCCGGTTCGGGTGGCACGACCTGCTGCGCGACTACGCCGTCTCGCTCGCCGCGGCGGAAGACCCGGTGGCACAACGGGAAGCGGTGGTGCGCAGGGCGTTGCGGCACTTCCTGCACACCCTTGCCGCCGCGGGTGCGCTGACCGGCTCCAACGTGCTGCGCCTGCCGGCCGAGACCGGCGCGGAACCCGTTGTGGCGCAGAGCTTCGCGGACGGCAAGGAGGCCACGGCCTGGCTGGCGGCCGAGTGGGAGAACGTCGCGACCGTCGTCACGTCGGTCTCGTGCCACCCGGAGCTGGTGTGGCGGGTGGCGGAGTCGTTGAGCGCGGTGCTGTACCGGACGCGGTCGGCCACCGAGTGGCTGCCGCTGGTCGCCGTCGGCATCCAGGCCGCGCGGCGTGCCGGGGAACCGGTGGGGGAGGGCGCGTTGCGGCTCGCGCTGGCACGGGCGCACTGGTTGCGCAGCGAGCACACGGCGTCGGGTGAGGAGTGCACGCGGGCGCTGGAGCTGTTCCGCGCCGCGGAGTGGCCGCACGGGGAGTCCGCGGCGTTGCGCGGGCTGGCGATCGCATTGTGCCACCTCGGCGAGGTCGATCGGTCCATTGAGAACTTCCAGGCGTCGATCGCGATCGACCGCGGGATCGGCGACCGCCGCGGTGTCGCGGTCAACCTCTGCAACCTCGCGACCGTGCACGACGAGCTCGGCCAGTTCGCCGAGTCGGTCCGCCTGACCTCGCAGTCGCTCCCGCTGCTGCGCGAGATCGGTCACCGCCAGGCCGAGGCCGTGGCGCTGGCCAACCTGGGCGCGGCCAGACACGACCAGGGCCGCCTGCGCGCCGCCACCGCCGCGCTGACCCGTCCCTGCGGCTCTGCGCGGAGCTCGGCGCCAGGCACACCGAGGCCATCGCGCTGA